A stretch of Parachlamydia sp. AcF125 DNA encodes these proteins:
- the cfa gene encoding cyclopropane fatty acyl phospholipid synthase encodes MEILKWLSLAIFFISLLLGIGVLFFPRFSGRSPKHTIQNLAALADIQINGTRPWDIRIHNEEFYHRIWRDGSLGFGEAYVEKIWDCEALDICFSKLLGANLDQQFAKSGIMLWDTIRAKLFNLQTKKKSLEVIDKHYQIGNDLYQNMLDPTLTYSCGYWEHARTLEEAQKAKYNLICKKLHLLPGMKVLDIGCGWGGFAKFAAENYGVQVTGITLSDNQADYARSVTKGLPVEIKMQDYRDMKQEIYDRILEIGMFEHVGEKNYREFMEVVYRHLAPKGLFLLHTIGANVTATLADPWISTYIFPNGHLPSIAQIGKSIEGLFVMEDLHNLGQDYDKTLMAWYGNFVKNWDKLSKKYGEKFYRLWSYYLLSCAGSFRARSLQLWQVVLSKEGMIDKYVSIR; translated from the coding sequence ATGGAAATTTTAAAATGGTTGAGTTTAGCTATTTTTTTTATCTCTCTCCTGCTGGGGATTGGCGTGTTATTTTTTCCTCGATTTTCAGGCCGTTCACCTAAACACACCATCCAAAATCTTGCCGCTTTAGCAGATATTCAAATTAACGGAACGCGCCCCTGGGATATACGCATACACAATGAGGAGTTTTATCATCGGATATGGCGAGATGGATCGCTTGGCTTTGGGGAGGCCTATGTGGAGAAGATATGGGATTGCGAGGCCCTCGATATATGCTTTTCAAAATTATTAGGGGCTAACTTGGATCAGCAGTTTGCCAAGTCCGGGATTATGCTGTGGGATACTATAAGAGCGAAGCTTTTTAATTTGCAAACCAAAAAAAAGAGCTTAGAAGTGATTGATAAACATTACCAAATTGGAAATGACCTTTACCAAAATATGCTTGACCCTACTTTAACTTATAGTTGCGGGTATTGGGAACATGCGCGGACGCTAGAAGAGGCTCAAAAAGCTAAATATAATTTAATCTGCAAAAAGTTGCATTTACTTCCCGGAATGAAAGTGTTGGATATCGGATGCGGTTGGGGAGGTTTTGCTAAGTTTGCAGCAGAGAATTATGGAGTGCAGGTGACAGGTATTACCCTTTCGGATAATCAAGCCGATTATGCACGCTCGGTAACAAAGGGTTTGCCTGTGGAAATAAAAATGCAAGATTATCGGGATATGAAGCAGGAGATTTATGACCGGATTTTAGAAATTGGGATGTTTGAGCATGTTGGAGAAAAAAATTATCGAGAGTTCATGGAAGTGGTTTACCGGCACCTTGCTCCGAAGGGGCTATTTCTTTTACATACCATTGGGGCCAACGTCACGGCCACTCTCGCTGATCCGTGGATTAGTACTTATATTTTTCCCAATGGGCATCTCCCCTCAATTGCTCAAATAGGAAAATCTATCGAAGGGCTCTTTGTGATGGAAGACTTGCATAATTTGGGGCAAGACTATGACAAAACTCTTATGGCTTGGTATGGCAATTTTGTTAAAAATTGGGACAAGCTTTCCAAAAAATATGGGGAAAAATTTTATCGCCTATGGAGTTATTATCTTTTATCCTGTGCCGGAAGCTTTCGCGCAAGAAGCCTTCAACTTTGGCAAGTCGTGCTCTCGAAAGAGGGAATGATCGATAAATACGTCTCTATAAGATAA
- a CDS encoding F-box protein → MSFLIANNLNEFRNTLAEIKSISDTPNLYLTTKLTSSTKLKMPLKVAEVVCELAEKNQRFLTSGDKDTLVNIVKRIESKAQYAKGKEKEEAFVAIIEKIKSLNLPQVISGLPFIGNTNSWAKPNNVIKQKHIPNSGDNAQCDNPPPKRRKENRSLNLSPSLELEDLPQEIFEQILSALGGEDYKNCSEVNKKWNTTLIQVAKRKEAFLLCKLIQCVMDHCDSQKAFFFDAEQNASWLSYDYSSDFWHENLKVWQENLKFWHENLKDLEKIKNSLNLSASATLIQLASSLFCEKIKFLFVLTRYPEYCKELKERAQVLELPWLFKGIFDPATHYYPCIWDGISKLVRKNLLGKALEIAHNLSDEDEKGKAFSKVSILLAEAGHLDKALEIGHTIPHEYKKSKALAKISILFTKAGHLEKALEIVKTIPGEFEKNYALSEISILLAESGQFIKALECVNANVWESEKDYALSEISTLLAESGQLDKSLEIAKTISDEKQRNAILIRIASKSAETGQLDKSLEIAMTIRGEDEKDYALSEISTLLAETGQFEKAQEIAKTISHEEHRKPILFRIASISAKTCQVEKV, encoded by the coding sequence ATGTCGTTCTTAATTGCCAATAATTTGAATGAATTTCGCAACACTTTAGCTGAGATTAAATCAATTAGCGATACACCTAACCTTTATTTAACGACTAAGCTAACCAGCAGCACAAAGCTGAAAATGCCTTTGAAAGTGGCGGAAGTCGTTTGCGAGCTTGCTGAAAAAAACCAAAGATTTTTGACAAGTGGGGATAAAGACACATTAGTCAATATAGTAAAAAGGATTGAGAGCAAAGCGCAATACGCCAAGGGAAAAGAGAAAGAGGAGGCATTTGTCGCAATCATTGAAAAAATAAAATCATTAAACCTCCCCCAGGTTATTTCTGGCCTTCCTTTCATTGGAAATACGAACAGTTGGGCTAAACCAAATAACGTTATCAAGCAAAAGCACATACCTAATTCAGGGGATAACGCACAGTGCGATAATCCCCCACCTAAAAGGAGAAAAGAAAATCGCTCTTTGAACCTAAGTCCATCCCTCGAGTTAGAAGATCTGCCTCAGGAAATATTTGAACAAATATTAAGTGCTCTAGGAGGGGAAGATTATAAAAATTGCTCAGAAGTCAATAAAAAATGGAATACAACGCTCATACAGGTCGCAAAAAGAAAAGAGGCTTTCCTCCTTTGCAAACTTATTCAATGTGTAATGGATCACTGTGATTCTCAAAAAGCTTTCTTTTTTGATGCTGAGCAAAACGCTAGTTGGTTGTCATATGATTATAGTAGTGACTTTTGGCATGAGAATTTAAAAGTTTGGCAGGAGAATTTAAAATTTTGGCATGAGAATTTAAAAGATTTAGAAAAAATAAAAAACAGCCTCAACTTATCAGCATCAGCGACACTTATTCAACTGGCAAGTTCTCTTTTCTGTGAAAAAATTAAATTTTTGTTTGTCTTAACCCGCTATCCAGAATACTGTAAAGAATTAAAAGAACGAGCCCAAGTCTTAGAATTGCCTTGGCTTTTCAAAGGTATTTTTGATCCAGCTACACATTACTACCCATGTATTTGGGATGGCATAAGTAAACTAGTAAGAAAAAATCTGCTTGGGAAAGCCCTAGAAATTGCGCATAACCTTTCCGACGAAGACGAAAAAGGTAAAGCTTTCTCAAAGGTCTCTATCCTTTTAGCAGAAGCCGGCCATCTTGATAAAGCCTTAGAAATTGGGCATACAATTCCTCATGAATACAAAAAAAGTAAAGCTCTTGCAAAGATTTCTATCCTCTTCACAAAGGCTGGCCATCTTGAAAAAGCATTAGAGATTGTAAAGACAATACCTGGGGAGTTCGAAAAAAATTACGCCCTCTCAGAGATTTCTATCCTCTTAGCAGAATCTGGCCAGTTTATTAAAGCGCTAGAATGTGTAAACGCAAATGTTTGGGAATCTGAAAAAGATTACGCACTCTCAGAGATTTCTACCCTCTTAGCAGAATCTGGCCAACTTGATAAGTCGCTAGAAATTGCAAAGACGATTTCTGATGAAAAGCAGAGAAATGCCATTCTTATCAGAATAGCTTCCAAATCAGCAGAAACTGGCCAGCTTGATAAGTCACTAGAAATTGCAATGACAATTCGTGGGGAAGACGAAAAAGATTACGCACTCTCAGAGATTTCTACTCTCTTAGCAGAAACTGGCCAATTTGAAAAGGCGCAAGAAATAGCAAAAACTATTTCCCATGAAGAGCATAGAAAGCCCATCCTTTTCAGAATAGCTTCCATCTCAGCAAAAACATGTCAAGTTGAGAAGGTATAA
- a CDS encoding BON domain-containing protein: protein MKNFKEIAVAGIVFLVTSSILHAFEDANRTSSPVTTPSKTNPSALNPSGKEAASQSSTQNIPSQNAAQQNTPSSSPTSTVTPSSSATLNNYKAQAPSTANPRRPKPSYKMVAEADVRTHSGASLDDDIIQKIRWGVKNDKTISDKGKSIQVAVTKGEVTLIGNVATQSEKNKIESLVKQIDGVQRINSKLSISSK, encoded by the coding sequence ATGAAAAATTTTAAAGAAATTGCAGTAGCAGGGATCGTTTTCTTAGTAACATCTTCTATCTTACATGCTTTTGAAGATGCTAACCGGACCTCCAGTCCTGTGACAACTCCTTCAAAAACCAATCCCTCAGCTCTTAATCCTTCAGGAAAAGAGGCTGCCAGTCAATCAAGCACACAAAATATTCCTAGTCAGAATGCCGCGCAGCAAAATACCCCCTCCTCAAGTCCGACCTCTACAGTTACTCCCTCGAGTTCAGCCACTTTAAACAACTACAAAGCACAAGCTCCCTCTACCGCTAATCCCCGTCGCCCCAAACCTTCCTACAAAATGGTGGCAGAAGCAGATGTGCGTACTCATTCAGGAGCTTCACTGGATGACGATATTATCCAAAAAATCCGCTGGGGAGTTAAGAATGACAAAACGATTTCCGATAAAGGCAAAAGTATCCAAGTCGCGGTGACTAAGGGTGAAGTTACCTTGATTGGAAATGTGGCTACTCAAAGCGAAAAAAATAAAATTGAATCCCTGGTAAAACAAATCGACGGCGTGCAAAGAATTAATAGCAAGCTGTCCATCTCTAGTAAATAA
- a CDS encoding heavy metal translocating P-type ATPase: protein MVENFVNTDPVCGMKVEQSHEAGRLTHEGKSYLFCSKACLEKFRRNPTKYLAATQAVKHAKLYTCFMHPEVQQAYPGNCPICGMILEPQIFTKEENQELREMQNRFWIALLFTIPLFLLSMGGMFVSQFFASWVFRSVQFALSLPVVLWAGGPFFQRGWQSFRRWNLNMFSLISLGISAAFLYSIAALFVPSLFPSPLHHQGLTPLYFETAAMITVLVLGGQVLELKALSKTGLAIQALLEKSPKTAYVIKEGIEYEIPVEEVQIGNILRIKPGGKVPVDGIIVEGKSIFDEAMMTGEPMPVEKEVNDTLLTGTINQIGTVLMRADKIGKDTQLAKIVQRVAEAQRSRASIQKLTDRIARYFVPLVILASILTFMGWYTWGPQPAFVYGLLNAVAVLMIACPCALGLATSLSIMVGIGRGAAEGILIRNAQALEKLEKVQTIVVDKTGTLTEGKPILNQVFALGAWKEKDLLYLAAGIEQNSEHPLARAIVEGAKRRSISLAKSEGFISVAGGGVKGKIEGREVFIGKLHFLKQLNIQDLGLLTELEQRTEAAETILHIAVDGVAAGLLSMVDPIKSTTPQAISELRRMENKIVMLSGDRLKTAQAVADQLGINEVVAEISPVDKQTFVRNLQKKNSQVAMAGDGINDAPALAAADVGIAMGTGTDVAMESAEVTLVSGDLLGIAKAIRLSRAIMRNIKQNLFLAFIYNSLGIPLAAGILYPFTGWLLSPIVAALAMSLSSISVIINALRLYYWK, encoded by the coding sequence ATGGTTGAAAACTTCGTTAACACAGATCCCGTATGCGGCATGAAAGTCGAGCAATCGCATGAAGCTGGCCGATTAACTCACGAAGGAAAGAGCTATCTATTTTGTAGTAAGGCTTGCTTGGAAAAGTTTAGGCGTAATCCTACAAAATATTTAGCCGCCACTCAAGCAGTGAAGCATGCCAAACTTTATACCTGCTTTATGCATCCAGAAGTCCAACAAGCTTATCCAGGTAATTGCCCAATTTGTGGAATGATCCTTGAACCTCAAATATTTACAAAAGAAGAAAATCAGGAATTACGCGAGATGCAGAATAGATTTTGGATCGCGCTTCTTTTTACAATTCCCTTATTTCTTCTCTCTATGGGAGGAATGTTTGTTTCCCAATTTTTTGCCTCTTGGGTATTTAGATCCGTTCAATTTGCGTTGAGCTTGCCTGTTGTGTTATGGGCGGGTGGGCCATTTTTCCAGCGAGGTTGGCAGTCCTTCAGAAGGTGGAACCTCAATATGTTTAGCCTCATTTCATTAGGAATCTCTGCCGCATTTTTGTATAGTATAGCTGCCCTATTTGTTCCTTCTCTTTTTCCCTCTCCTTTGCATCATCAAGGATTAACTCCTCTGTATTTTGAAACTGCCGCTATGATTACTGTCTTAGTTTTGGGGGGACAAGTATTGGAATTAAAAGCCCTTAGCAAAACTGGACTAGCGATCCAAGCCCTCTTAGAAAAGTCACCTAAAACAGCCTATGTGATAAAGGAGGGAATTGAATATGAAATTCCGGTAGAAGAGGTTCAGATCGGAAATATTTTAAGAATTAAACCTGGAGGCAAAGTTCCAGTTGATGGGATCATTGTAGAGGGAAAAAGTATTTTTGATGAAGCCATGATGACAGGGGAGCCTATGCCAGTGGAGAAAGAAGTCAATGATACGCTGTTAACAGGAACCATTAACCAAATTGGCACTGTCTTAATGCGCGCCGACAAAATTGGAAAAGATACCCAACTTGCAAAAATTGTACAGAGGGTGGCAGAGGCGCAGAGAAGTCGAGCTTCTATTCAAAAATTAACCGATAGAATTGCTAGGTATTTTGTTCCACTTGTTATTCTCGCCTCTATTTTGACGTTTATGGGGTGGTATACGTGGGGTCCTCAGCCTGCTTTCGTGTATGGTTTATTGAATGCTGTCGCTGTTTTAATGATAGCTTGTCCCTGTGCACTGGGGCTAGCGACATCCTTGTCAATCATGGTGGGAATAGGGCGTGGAGCGGCAGAGGGGATCTTAATTAGAAATGCCCAAGCTTTAGAAAAACTAGAAAAAGTCCAAACAATCGTGGTGGATAAAACTGGGACGTTAACTGAGGGAAAACCGATTTTAAATCAAGTTTTTGCGCTAGGGGCATGGAAAGAAAAAGATTTGCTTTATCTAGCTGCAGGAATTGAACAAAACAGTGAACACCCTTTAGCTCGGGCTATTGTAGAGGGAGCTAAAAGACGTTCTATCTCCCTTGCTAAGTCCGAAGGTTTTATTTCCGTGGCGGGGGGCGGAGTAAAAGGAAAAATTGAGGGGAGAGAGGTTTTTATTGGAAAACTGCATTTTTTAAAACAGCTTAATATTCAGGATTTAGGATTACTGACGGAGCTTGAGCAAAGAACAGAGGCTGCTGAGACTATTTTACATATCGCCGTCGATGGAGTTGCTGCTGGCTTGTTGTCTATGGTGGATCCGATCAAATCTACAACCCCACAAGCTATCTCTGAATTACGCCGGATGGAAAATAAAATCGTCATGTTATCAGGCGATCGGTTGAAAACCGCTCAGGCTGTGGCCGACCAATTGGGGATAAATGAAGTAGTGGCCGAAATTTCTCCTGTTGATAAGCAAACTTTTGTAAGAAATCTGCAAAAGAAAAATAGCCAGGTAGCGATGGCGGGAGATGGGATTAATGATGCGCCTGCTTTAGCAGCTGCTGATGTCGGAATTGCCATGGGAACAGGAACAGATGTGGCTATGGAGAGCGCAGAGGTAACTTTAGTTTCAGGGGACTTACTTGGGATTGCAAAAGCGATCAGACTGAGCCGAGCAATTATGCGAAACATCAAACAAAATCTCTTTTTAGCATTCATTTACAACAGCTTAGGAATTCCCTTAGCTGCGGGAATTCTCTATCCTTTTACAGGCTGGTTGCTTAGCCCTATTGTCGCAGCCTTGGCGATGAGCTTGAGCTCTATTTCAGTCATTATAAATGCTCTAAGACTTTATTACTGGAAATAA
- the def gene encoding peptide deformylase, whose product MLLPLAYYGNPVLRKKATQIEKIDDSIRQLAADMIETMHATNGIGLAATQIAQLLSIFVTCVPIAQEDGSWIEGKDRVFINPKILTYSQEFHVFSEGCLSIPKLFANVARPERIKIQAMDLEGHTFEETMTGYEATNFMHENDHLNGVLFIDRLERKERKKIEPILQQIKKKYALKN is encoded by the coding sequence ATGTTACTTCCTCTTGCCTATTACGGAAACCCGGTTCTCCGGAAAAAAGCGACACAAATTGAAAAAATTGACGATTCTATTCGCCAATTAGCTGCAGATATGATTGAAACCATGCACGCCACTAATGGGATTGGCTTAGCGGCTACTCAAATCGCTCAGCTCCTCTCTATCTTTGTGACTTGCGTTCCTATTGCTCAAGAAGATGGGAGTTGGATTGAGGGCAAGGATCGGGTCTTTATTAATCCAAAAATTTTAACGTACAGCCAAGAATTCCACGTTTTTTCTGAAGGCTGCCTCTCTATTCCCAAATTATTTGCCAATGTAGCACGTCCTGAAAGGATTAAAATTCAGGCGATGGATCTAGAAGGACATACTTTCGAAGAAACCATGACAGGTTATGAAGCCACTAATTTCATGCACGAAAATGACCACTTAAATGGAGTTCTTTTTATCGATCGCTTAGAGCGCAAGGAAAGAAAAAAAATTGAACCTATCTTGCAACAAATCAAGAAAAAATATGCTTTGAAAAATTAA
- the mgtE gene encoding magnesium transporter yields MYDSFDKEHLKKLIHLHNRKEITQAVKTSLPADLAELFSELSEKDQKYLFELLPPDLSTKVFEFLDSSTQQEILKLLSISQVTHLLNAISPDDRTAFLEKLPPKSLNDYLILLTPSEQSVALKLLGYPENSVGRLMTPDFLAVRKEWSVKQVLDYIRAYGHDSETINLIYVVDEKGKLLDDIKIKEFLFVPPTYKVADLMDNSFAALCVTDDQEVAINTFKKNNRGALPVIDSQGILKGIVTIDDVLFVAEEEDTEDIQKIGGVEALEDPYMEAPLFRLIQKRAFWLVILFVGELFTASAMTFFEEDIAKAVALALFVPLIISSGGNSGSQASSLIIRAMALGEINLKDWWKVMGRELISGLLLGSILAIIGFVRIGIWTLFTDVYGPHWLLLGLTVSLSLIGVVTWGTIMGSMLPILIKRLGGDPALSSAPFVATLVDVSGIIIYFSLAVLILKGVLL; encoded by the coding sequence ATGTATGATTCATTTGACAAAGAACATCTTAAGAAATTAATCCATTTGCATAATCGCAAGGAGATTACGCAAGCCGTTAAAACTTCTTTACCAGCAGATTTAGCAGAGCTTTTTTCCGAATTATCGGAAAAAGATCAAAAATATCTCTTTGAATTGCTTCCCCCAGACCTTTCTACAAAAGTCTTTGAATTTCTTGATTCCTCTACGCAGCAAGAAATCTTAAAACTTCTTTCCATTTCTCAAGTCACTCATTTATTGAACGCCATTTCGCCTGATGACCGTACGGCCTTTTTAGAAAAACTCCCACCTAAATCTCTGAATGACTATTTAATCCTTCTCACCCCTTCCGAGCAAAGTGTAGCACTGAAGTTACTGGGATATCCAGAAAATAGCGTGGGTCGCTTAATGACGCCTGATTTTCTAGCAGTTAGAAAAGAATGGTCAGTGAAGCAAGTCTTAGACTACATAAGAGCGTATGGACATGACAGCGAAACAATTAACCTCATTTATGTCGTAGATGAAAAAGGAAAGTTATTAGACGATATTAAGATTAAAGAGTTTTTATTTGTTCCTCCTACCTATAAGGTGGCCGATTTAATGGATAACTCTTTCGCAGCTCTTTGCGTAACAGACGATCAAGAAGTCGCGATTAATACTTTTAAGAAAAATAACCGCGGCGCTTTGCCCGTGATTGACTCTCAAGGGATTTTAAAAGGCATTGTTACGATTGACGATGTTTTGTTTGTTGCCGAAGAAGAGGATACGGAAGACATCCAAAAAATTGGAGGAGTGGAAGCATTAGAAGACCCCTATATGGAGGCCCCCCTTTTTCGATTGATTCAAAAACGTGCCTTTTGGTTGGTAATATTGTTTGTAGGAGAGCTTTTTACAGCCTCTGCCATGACATTTTTTGAAGAAGATATTGCCAAAGCAGTCGCTCTGGCATTATTTGTACCCTTAATCATCTCAAGCGGCGGTAACTCGGGATCTCAAGCATCTTCGCTCATCATTCGAGCTATGGCTCTTGGCGAGATTAATTTGAAAGACTGGTGGAAAGTCATGGGTCGTGAGCTTATTTCTGGCCTTTTGCTAGGATCTATTCTGGCTATCATTGGATTCGTACGGATTGGAATTTGGACCCTTTTTACAGATGTCTATGGGCCTCATTGGTTGCTGCTCGGGTTAACTGTGAGCCTTTCTCTCATTGGAGTAGTAACCTGGGGAACGATTATGGGTTCTATGCTTCCTATTCTCATTAAACGCCTAGGAGGAGATCCCGCTTTATCTTCAGCTCCCTTTGTCGCCACCTTGGTAGATGTCTCGGGAATTATTATTTATTTTAGCCTAGCAGTCCTTATTCTCAAGGGAGTTTTGCTATAA
- a CDS encoding U-box domain-containing protein yields MQAPFSYTTHFNGDFSLVEFVTIEALQAKGGVHTVNFKLRGKSDCEEKELKCHELNSLFQILLQHNIKFYQANGFTSNSSCSCFRATPLKEEEEVEVKKVKKVTKIISPEKNSSHIYQEAFEECLALIKDKLRALKHQSKCFVVVPGFINHLFDEMYQYFEEAGLSVPRKKPNECDFAFNYNHTLNHHIICRLEIESEKDEWSNENLFEFLPLENKIIVNFAFTSTKKISSKNGGKNYYIDVSDPSDTEKFYLNMLTGIACAAGLPFIASDFMRDLKNLWLEKLEKYKLSLEPRVRIFAPLPLGSPPNSYILQAEEEKEPESLKEAVVEEAERENSDDYFWIEETKSPLSPSFAYEECLVILRSMDKPRDREEEVILFEIADPLGNFDEDTESYGLSGELEVLGFKLNEEKLKASNAIFVVYTKKYEINRQKCEEVRCHTDLLKDPKRTTVLLFKKCGALPPEIQALKDNGSLVVDLSDATHPQPYWERLQLFSKIMGVHLSPMPADRGEQSFELYLERKYKELIGIEEYSTPELNAYQECLSLIKMEVESNAKKCVLIDFDDSAANPEAFSFSHDLKSAGFSLIWHAQSRDPEIAKGADGIVVRIPKKYSNLSANRQAEFKIFKSLIFSHFENKRNKVIVIKREDFNDDSLNLKGCFSIIENNDKKGAELFWIKLERIVHLAGIADKRITKNGIEKSFIAFLYDQWQKKLNPFSDQSEEEEASWEKIEKEEVPQTPKEFKREDCICPITRRYMKNPVTASDGSNYEAWAIEKWMEENGTSPITRERLSKILTPNPALRAASERFRKFSSADP; encoded by the coding sequence ATGCAAGCACCTTTCTCTTACACGACTCATTTTAATGGGGATTTTTCCCTCGTTGAGTTTGTTACCATAGAAGCTTTACAGGCAAAAGGTGGTGTTCATACTGTAAACTTTAAACTCCGCGGTAAATCTGATTGTGAAGAAAAAGAATTAAAATGTCACGAGCTCAATTCCTTATTCCAAATTTTACTTCAGCACAATATCAAATTTTATCAGGCAAACGGATTCACTTCAAATTCTTCGTGCTCTTGCTTTAGAGCAACCCCCTTGAAAGAGGAGGAAGAGGTTGAAGTTAAAAAAGTTAAGAAAGTCACAAAAATTATTTCGCCAGAGAAAAATTCCAGCCATATTTATCAGGAGGCTTTTGAAGAATGCTTAGCTTTAATTAAAGACAAGCTGCGCGCGCTCAAGCATCAGTCCAAATGCTTTGTGGTGGTTCCAGGCTTTATTAACCATCTTTTTGATGAAATGTATCAATACTTTGAAGAAGCAGGCCTTTCTGTCCCCAGAAAAAAACCAAATGAATGTGACTTTGCTTTTAACTATAACCACACTCTCAACCATCATATCATTTGTCGCCTAGAAATTGAATCTGAAAAAGACGAATGGTCTAATGAGAATTTATTTGAATTTTTGCCGCTTGAAAATAAAATAATTGTGAACTTTGCATTTACTTCTACTAAAAAAATTTCCTCGAAAAATGGGGGTAAAAATTATTACATAGATGTATCCGATCCATCAGATACAGAAAAGTTTTACTTAAATATGCTAACAGGGATTGCTTGTGCAGCCGGGCTGCCATTTATAGCAAGCGATTTTATGAGAGATCTAAAAAATCTATGGCTCGAAAAGTTGGAAAAATACAAGCTTTCTTTAGAACCGAGAGTCCGTATTTTTGCACCCCTTCCCCTAGGATCGCCCCCTAACTCCTATATTTTGCAAGCTGAAGAGGAAAAGGAGCCGGAAAGTTTGAAAGAGGCTGTTGTTGAAGAGGCAGAAAGAGAAAACAGCGACGATTATTTTTGGATAGAAGAGACAAAAAGCCCTTTATCCCCTTCTTTTGCTTATGAGGAATGTCTTGTGATCCTGAGAAGTATGGATAAACCTCGAGATAGGGAAGAAGAGGTGATTCTTTTCGAAATCGCCGATCCGTTAGGTAATTTCGACGAAGATACGGAAAGCTACGGACTTAGCGGGGAGCTAGAGGTGCTAGGTTTTAAGCTTAATGAAGAAAAGCTAAAAGCGAGTAACGCCATATTTGTGGTATATACTAAGAAATACGAAATAAACCGCCAAAAATGTGAAGAGGTAAGATGCCACACTGATTTATTAAAAGATCCCAAACGGACTACCGTTCTTCTGTTTAAAAAATGTGGGGCTCTTCCGCCTGAAATTCAAGCCTTGAAAGACAATGGAAGTTTGGTGGTAGATTTGAGCGATGCTACTCACCCCCAACCTTATTGGGAAAGGCTTCAATTGTTTTCTAAAATTATGGGAGTCCATTTGTCTCCTATGCCTGCAGATAGAGGAGAGCAAAGTTTTGAACTCTATCTAGAAAGAAAATACAAAGAATTGATAGGAATAGAGGAATATTCCACCCCAGAGCTAAACGCTTACCAAGAATGCCTATCCCTCATTAAGATGGAAGTGGAGAGTAATGCAAAAAAGTGTGTTTTGATAGATTTTGACGATTCAGCCGCTAATCCCGAAGCATTCTCTTTTTCTCATGATTTAAAATCTGCTGGCTTTTCTTTAATTTGGCATGCGCAGAGCCGCGATCCGGAGATAGCAAAGGGCGCGGACGGGATAGTTGTCAGGATACCAAAAAAATATTCTAACCTTTCTGCTAATAGGCAAGCTGAATTCAAAATATTTAAAAGCTTGATTTTTTCCCACTTTGAAAACAAACGAAATAAAGTGATTGTCATCAAAAGGGAAGATTTTAATGACGATAGTTTGAACTTAAAAGGATGCTTTTCCATCATTGAAAATAACGATAAAAAAGGTGCGGAATTATTTTGGATAAAACTTGAAAGAATTGTTCACCTGGCAGGGATTGCAGATAAGAGGATAACAAAAAATGGAATTGAAAAAAGCTTCATCGCTTTCTTGTACGACCAATGGCAAAAAAAACTCAATCCTTTCAGCGATCAAAGCGAAGAAGAGGAAGCCTCATGGGAAAAAATAGAGAAAGAGGAAGTCCCTCAGACTCCAAAAGAATTTAAGCGTGAGGACTGTATTTGCCCTATTACGCGAAGATATATGAAAAATCCCGTGACAGCAAGCGACGGTTCCAATTATGAAGCATGGGCTATTGAAAAATGGATGGAGGAAAACGGAACCTCTCCTATCACGCGAGAGCGTTTAAGTAAAATCTTAACCCCTAACCCTGCCCTCCGAGCTGCAAGCGAGCGGTTTCGCAAATTTTCTTCTGCAGATCCCTAA